A portion of the Sebastes fasciatus isolate fSebFas1 chromosome 2, fSebFas1.pri, whole genome shotgun sequence genome contains these proteins:
- the LOC141760884 gene encoding immunoglobulin superfamily containing leucine-rich repeat protein 2-like, with protein MNIKSQEQKMAAADVLYFTLWITTVLTTGLGCPELCTCSDKHGRHFAECSYKDLDEVPDGLPPNVMTVSLSANKISLIPLGSFDNVTRVTSLWMANNEIVSIEQGTLTPLVHLCNFDISHNRIVDFPWEDLQNLTGLQLLKMNHNEMVHLPRDAFSNLKDLRSLRLNNNKFITIAEGTFDGLVSLSHLQLYKNPFACTCSLDWLRDWISTTTISVPEQNLIICATPQKLRGKVIGKLPVSKCTRPNVTIRTEPNIHNATLYEGSILVLTCEFTGNPKPLVMWNICSKSQEQELALPFTENDSAESNEDSSLSSNPVKVYNNGTLIISHLRKEDSGNYSCSATNEFGRAADSVSVEVVASPKPTPVKKMTTPTYTKTHPFIHQTTQKTSVLDSVRLADLKRKEIIKILPTFPPTAEINSSEEASTYPSRASKCGVTANTRYISSHIFNGSIDDIKQYTFDFGVIALGVSETEATVRLNPLLIPRDNSAIRAADNAIADANANTNADTNANAATSDEISHADSEERHGLSDVSERVNSNGLYLCVAADRKHSAVQWSRIQEGINTYLFSGLRPGTNYSLCLTYRGEDCEVQVLFTTRRRVPNLLIIISVSICLLTVSTVPLLGATCFHLVYKYRSKTYKLILKAKDQYHMERNLAANFNIRAPHTESQRKINGSQLDEEEGEMESGDGEKEADTEESIMTESFSLSQCRGNLDNCEVGSEYSDRLPLGAEAVNITSNYKYPNQ; from the exons ATGAACATAAAATCGCAG GAGCAGAAAATGGCCGCCGCAGACGTCCTCTACTTCACTTTGTGGATCACCACAGTCCTCACCACCGGACTCGGATGCCCTGAGCTCTGTACCTGCTCGGACAAACATGGCCGTCATTTTGCTGAATGCTCCTACAAAGACTTAGATGAAGTCCCAGACGGTTTGCCTCCTAATGTGATGACTGTGAGTCTCTCCGctaacaaaatcagtttgatacCACTGGGGAGCTTCGACAATGTGACCCGGGTGACGTCGCTGTGGATGGCCAACAATGAGATCGTCTCCATTGAACAAGGAACCCTCACGCCTTTGGTTCATCTGTGTAACTTTGACATCAGCCACAATAGAATTGTAGACTTCCCTTGGGAGGATCTGCAGAACCTCACAGGCCTGCAGCTGCTTAAGATGAACCACAACGAGATGGTCCACCTGCCGAGGGACGCCTTCTCCAACCTCAAAGACCTCCGATCCCTCCGACTCAACAATAACAAATTCATAACCATAGCTGAGGGGACGTTTGACGGTCTGGTGTCTTTGTCCCACTTGCAGCTTTATAAAAATCCCTTTGCGTGCACCTGCTCCCTCGACTGGCTCAGAGACTGGATTTCAACAACCACCATCTCAGTCCCGGAGCAGAATTTGATCATTTGTGCAACTCCACAAAAACTTAGAGGGAAAGTAATCGGAAAGTTGCCGGTGTCAAAGTGCACAAGGCCGAATGTGACTATACGAACCGAGCCAAATATACACAACGCAACTCTCTATGAAGGGAGCATATTGGTCTTGACTTGTGAATTCACAGGAAACCCAAAGCCTCTGGTCATGTGGAATATTTGCAGCAAAAGCCAGGAGCAAGAGCTGGCTCTGCCCTTTACAGAAAATGACTCTGCAGAATCAAATGAGGACTCCTCACTATCCTCTAATCCTGTCAAAGTCTATAATAATGGGACTCTTATCATTTCACACCTCAGGAAGGAAGACAGCGGCAACTACAGCTGCTCGGCCACAAATGAGTTTGGAAGAGCCGCTGATTCAGTGTCAGTGGAGGTGGTGGCTTCACCTAAACCAACGCCCGTAAAAAAAATGACCACACCTACTTACACTAAAACACACCCATTTATACaccaaacaacacaaaaaacatcTGTTTTGGATTCTGTGCGTCTCGCTGAtttaaagagaaaagaaatcataaaaaTCCTACCCACTTTCCCGCCCACTGCAGAGATCAATTCGTCTGAGGAGGCATCAACATATCCATCACGTGCTAGTAAATGTGGCGTGACGGCAAACACGAGATACATTTCTAGCCACATCTTTAACGGGAGCATAGATGATATCAAGCAGTACACATTTGACTTCGGTGTCATTGCATTAGGAGTGTCAGAAACAGAGGCGACAGTGCGACTCAATCCTCTTCTCATACCCAGGGACAACAGCGCCATCCGGGCTGCCGACAACGCCATTGCCGACGCCAACGCCAACACCAACGCTGACACCAATGCCAATGCTGCCACATCTGATGAGATCTCCCACGCTGACAGCGAAGAGCGTCACGGTCTTTCAGACGTCTCTGAAAGAGTCAATTCAAATGGCTTGTATCTGTGCGTTGCTGCCGACCGCAAACACTCAGCCGTGCAGTGGTCGAGGATCCAAGAGGGCATCAACACGTATCTGTTCAGCGGTTTACGCCCTGGCACCAACTACTCCCTGTGTCTGACCTACAGAGGGGAGGACTGCGAGGTCCAGGTGCTGTTCACCACCAGGAGGAGGGTACCCAACCTGCTCATCATCATCTCCGTCAGCATCTGCCTCCTGACCGTGTCCACTGTACCCCTCCTCGGCGCAACGTGCTTCCACCTGGTGTACAAATACCGCAGCAAGACCTACAAGCTGATTCTGAAGGCCAAAGACCAGTACCACATGGAGAGGAACCTCGCCGCCAACTTTAACATCCGCGCACCTCACACCGAGTCCCAGAGGAAGATTAACGGCAGCCAGCTGGacgaggaggaaggggagatggagagtggagacggagagaaagaggcGGACACAGAAGAAAGCATCATGACGGagtctttttctttgtctcagTGCCGGGGGAATTTAGACAACTGTGAGGTCGGATCTGAGTACAGTGATAGGTTGCCTTTGGGAGCTGAAGCAGTGAATATTACAAGCAACTACAAATATCCAAATCAGTAA